In Desulfobacter hydrogenophilus, the genomic stretch CGAGGTGATTTTCGGACAGGGCAAAACAACTGCACAGATTATTGCCATTCTTGAGAAACTGGAACAATCGGAAAATATCGTACTTGTTACCCGCATTGACCAGGAAAAGGCAAACACGGTTCTTTCACGGTTTCCCAATGCGCAATACTTTGATGACGCACATCTATTAAAAATAGAAAAACAGCCCCCTGCCATTACAGGCCGAGGTACGATTCTTATCGTCAGTGCAGGAACCTCAGATATTCCGGTGGCAATGGAAGCCTATTTAACGGCAAAGGCCATGGGTAACCAGGTAAAAACGCTTTTTGATGTCGGGGTTGCAGGCATCCATCGCCTTTTTGCCCACCAGGCAGACCTTGAAAAAGCGGCCGTCATTATTGTTGCCGCAGGCATGGAAGGT encodes the following:
- the larB gene encoding nickel pincer cofactor biosynthesis protein LarB encodes the protein MNIDTLTKLLSMVADGALPVGQAADQLKHLSFEDIGCAHVDHHRALRKGFPEVIFGQGKTTAQIIAILEKLEQSENIVLVTRIDQEKANTVLSRFPNAQYFDDAHLLKIEKQPPAITGRGTILIVSAGTSDIPVAMEAYLTAKAMGNQVKTLFDVGVAGIHRLFAHQADLEKAAVIIVAAGMEGALPSVVGGLVKSPVIAVPTSVGYGTSFNGMTALLGMLNSCSSNIAVVNIDNGFGAGYMAATINHVGVEF